From the Maioricimonas rarisocia genome, one window contains:
- a CDS encoding BatA domain-containing protein: MSFGWLNAAMLFGLAAVALPVIAHLLSKRKYDVVQWGAMQFLELGQRTRRRIRLEELLLLALRMAVVAIVAIAMARPWMKGGLFAQFTRGGQRDVVFVLDSSYSMGWQGKGETPHEAAIDWIHDYLETLSAGDTVALLDARSQVRPVIRTLTADFSQVRRSIDALPQPSGTSDLTDAIDRGLQILAEGTTATRELIVLTDGQSLPWRAEDEYRWARLDDMTVQAAIPPSLYVVNLAGHDAVERPNFALSTLDLSRELTVPDFPVRIRSAVRQSGGTVARRQVRLEINGQPLQDRTLEVNVPPDGEVPIEFEYRFPAVGSYVISLVLDEDDLPGDDRAEAAVTVEKGIPALLVDGDPQLDPVRRETFFVASALSAAGNESPWVRTAVVDSDQFSADDLRGIRVLLLANVPRLNDGQLEAIEEFVRGGGGIVIAPGDRVDADFYNSRLLEDGAQLLPAKLVSLEESAEAATDARVDEESLSVLWLQRFRGESAVDFSAARWDHWWKLDLPDAEGAVEAADLAGDDEAADGTSDEESVVAGRFTNGDPFLVTRKVGEGTVILLAGPLDTDWSTLPSKNDFVPFLHEMVFQLAAGARNRNVPAGTPLVLPLDGTGEAGSIQFVDPAGKEHAAKLAGTREQPLARFDGTELPGVYRAVSRTNPAGPAEFFVVTFDRRESDLTPLAADQQETLAEDDRLQFIETVDELVAATAVESPPTEIWKFLLLAVLLLLVGEVAMTRRLVQGGHEAIDIDEAEAEAALPATEQREPVRTS, from the coding sequence ATGAGTTTCGGCTGGCTCAACGCTGCAATGTTGTTCGGACTGGCCGCCGTTGCGCTGCCGGTCATCGCTCACCTGCTGAGCAAGCGGAAGTATGACGTCGTGCAGTGGGGGGCAATGCAGTTTCTGGAACTGGGCCAGCGGACACGCCGCCGGATCCGCCTGGAGGAACTGCTGCTGCTGGCTCTCCGTATGGCGGTCGTCGCCATCGTGGCGATCGCCATGGCCCGTCCCTGGATGAAAGGGGGGCTGTTCGCCCAGTTCACGCGGGGCGGTCAGCGTGACGTTGTCTTCGTTCTGGACAGTTCCTACAGCATGGGCTGGCAGGGGAAGGGGGAGACGCCGCACGAAGCGGCGATCGACTGGATTCACGATTACCTCGAGACGCTCTCTGCGGGGGATACGGTCGCCCTGCTCGATGCCCGCTCTCAGGTCCGGCCGGTCATTCGCACACTGACAGCCGACTTCAGCCAGGTCCGGCGATCGATCGATGCTCTCCCGCAACCTTCGGGGACGTCCGACCTCACGGACGCGATCGACCGCGGTCTGCAGATCCTCGCGGAGGGAACCACCGCAACGCGCGAATTGATCGTGCTGACCGACGGCCAGTCTCTGCCATGGCGGGCCGAAGACGAGTACCGATGGGCCCGTCTCGATGACATGACTGTTCAGGCGGCAATCCCTCCGTCTCTGTATGTGGTGAACCTCGCTGGTCACGACGCCGTCGAGCGTCCGAACTTTGCGCTGTCGACGCTCGATCTCTCACGCGAATTGACGGTTCCGGATTTTCCGGTGCGGATTCGCTCTGCGGTCCGGCAGTCGGGCGGCACGGTTGCCCGCCGACAGGTTCGACTGGAGATCAACGGGCAGCCGCTGCAGGACCGAACGCTGGAGGTCAATGTGCCTCCCGATGGCGAGGTTCCGATCGAATTCGAGTACAGGTTTCCGGCCGTCGGTTCGTACGTCATCAGCCTTGTGCTCGATGAAGACGATCTGCCGGGCGACGATCGGGCCGAGGCGGCAGTGACTGTCGAGAAGGGGATTCCTGCGTTGCTCGTCGATGGAGACCCGCAGCTCGATCCGGTTCGGCGCGAGACATTCTTCGTCGCGTCGGCGCTTTCGGCGGCCGGAAACGAGTCTCCCTGGGTGCGAACCGCCGTGGTCGACTCCGATCAGTTCAGTGCCGACGACCTGCGTGGCATCCGCGTCCTGCTGCTGGCGAATGTTCCGCGGCTGAACGACGGACAACTGGAGGCCATCGAGGAATTCGTCCGGGGCGGTGGCGGCATCGTCATTGCCCCAGGCGACCGCGTCGACGCAGACTTCTACAACTCCAGGCTGCTGGAAGATGGAGCGCAACTTTTGCCGGCAAAGCTCGTCAGCCTGGAGGAGTCGGCTGAGGCGGCCACCGACGCCCGCGTTGATGAAGAGTCGCTTTCGGTTCTGTGGCTCCAGCGGTTTCGCGGAGAGTCGGCTGTCGACTTCTCGGCAGCCCGTTGGGATCACTGGTGGAAGCTCGATTTGCCGGATGCAGAGGGCGCGGTCGAAGCGGCCGACCTCGCTGGCGACGACGAGGCGGCTGACGGAACGTCCGATGAGGAGAGCGTCGTGGCCGGCCGGTTCACGAACGGAGACCCGTTTCTCGTGACCCGCAAGGTTGGGGAAGGGACGGTCATTCTGCTGGCCGGCCCGCTCGACACCGACTGGTCGACGCTCCCCTCGAAGAACGACTTTGTGCCGTTTCTGCACGAGATGGTCTTTCAGCTCGCGGCGGGAGCAAGGAACCGCAACGTCCCGGCAGGAACTCCGCTCGTGCTGCCGCTCGACGGGACGGGTGAGGCTGGCAGCATCCAGTTTGTTGATCCGGCCGGCAAAGAGCATGCGGCGAAGCTGGCCGGCACACGGGAGCAGCCGCTGGCACGGTTCGACGGGACGGAGCTTCCCGGCGTCTATCGCGCCGTATCGAGAACGAATCCGGCTGGTCCGGCCGAGTTCTTCGTCGTCACGTTCGATCGCCGCGAGTCGGATCTGACGCCGCTTGCAGCAGACCAGCAGGAGACACTCGCCGAAGACGACCGACTGCAGTTCATCGAGACGGTCGACGAACTGGTGGCGGCGACGGCCGTCGAGTCGCCGCCGACGGAGATCTGGAAGTTCCTGCTGCTCGCCGTGCTGCTGCTGCTCGTCGGGGAGGTGGCGATGACCCGTCGGCTGGTGCAGGGGGGACACGAAGCGATCGACATCGACGAAGCGGAAGCAGAGGCCGCCCTGCCTGCGACCGAACAGCGCGAGCCCGTCCGGACGTCGTAG
- a CDS encoding DUF1570 domain-containing protein has protein sequence MTGHSRILTAVVAIATLFCGLSLHADTFVYLDESGNEKTLEAQLAGTGQGAMALQRADGQITLVAESLVRDREPAAGPEPIDADGMVQLLEERFGTDHVRTSIDKPFVIALVLSAPLDRRAERQVTGFVTRASRFMSNVDTVFTRFMRDMRIPMSDPEYPLVLLIFESDADFDRYATEVTGGNGLSAARMAGFYSSLTNWLAVRMSACDTFEVPLHEAIHQQMYNRVFQRLAPVPVWFDEGIATGFESNGERIDVHPARVNSRYARQAKQLEGPVTWESVITDDSAFRGDILAGDAYTHAWSLHWMLVKRYRDQYRDYVTSLAGREPLQELSEAERLRDFEAAFGTSVTELFADFPRVLDSEIRRQRISLREPARAGELVTQEQLGEVRMQAVRRADLAGQLLVQGELRNASPFRTLSYHVTVETDAGLYAEWFVPDLASGRKAPLKRQIVRRRMQNAPGGLSQTFRVRIRSTLSESDDAAAWKRGELPVPVYGR, from the coding sequence ATGACCGGGCATTCCCGCATCCTTACCGCTGTCGTCGCGATTGCCACCCTGTTCTGTGGGCTGTCGCTCCATGCCGACACGTTCGTGTACCTCGACGAGTCGGGAAACGAGAAAACGCTCGAAGCTCAACTGGCGGGCACCGGACAGGGAGCAATGGCCCTCCAGAGGGCGGACGGGCAGATCACTCTCGTCGCCGAGTCGCTCGTGCGGGATCGCGAACCGGCCGCCGGCCCGGAACCGATCGATGCGGACGGGATGGTCCAACTGCTGGAGGAGCGGTTCGGCACGGACCATGTGCGTACGTCGATCGACAAACCGTTCGTCATCGCTCTGGTGCTGTCCGCGCCGCTCGATCGCCGCGCTGAACGGCAGGTGACCGGCTTCGTCACGCGGGCTTCGCGGTTCATGTCGAACGTTGACACAGTCTTTACCCGTTTCATGCGGGACATGCGGATTCCGATGAGCGACCCGGAATATCCGCTGGTGCTGCTCATCTTCGAATCGGATGCCGACTTCGACCGTTACGCAACCGAGGTCACCGGCGGAAATGGTCTCTCGGCCGCCCGCATGGCCGGTTTCTATTCGTCTCTGACGAACTGGCTTGCCGTCCGCATGAGTGCGTGTGATACGTTCGAGGTCCCGCTGCACGAAGCGATCCACCAGCAGATGTACAACCGGGTCTTCCAGCGACTTGCCCCTGTTCCGGTCTGGTTCGACGAGGGAATCGCGACCGGATTCGAAAGCAATGGGGAACGGATCGACGTGCATCCGGCGAGAGTGAATTCCCGCTATGCCCGACAGGCGAAACAGCTCGAGGGCCCCGTGACGTGGGAATCGGTCATTACCGACGACAGTGCCTTCCGGGGCGACATCCTCGCGGGCGACGCCTACACGCACGCGTGGAGTCTGCACTGGATGCTCGTCAAGCGGTACCGCGACCAGTACCGCGACTACGTGACCTCACTGGCCGGCCGCGAACCGCTGCAGGAGCTGAGCGAAGCCGAACGACTCCGGGATTTCGAGGCGGCATTCGGGACCAGCGTCACCGAACTGTTCGCCGACTTTCCCCGCGTACTCGACTCCGAGATTCGCCGGCAGCGGATCAGCCTGCGCGAACCGGCCCGTGCCGGCGAACTGGTCACACAGGAGCAGCTGGGTGAAGTGCGGATGCAGGCAGTCCGTCGCGCGGACCTGGCGGGGCAGTTGCTCGTCCAGGGAGAACTGCGCAACGCTTCGCCGTTCCGCACGCTCAGCTATCACGTGACGGTCGAGACCGATGCGGGGTTGTATGCGGAGTGGTTCGTGCCGGACCTGGCCAGCGGACGGAAAGCTCCGCTGAAGCGTCAGATTGTTCGCCGGCGCATGCAGAACGCGCCTGGAGGACTGTCGCAGACGTTTCGGGTTCGCATTCGTTCGACACTGTCGGAAAGCGACGACGCGGCTGCGTGGAAACGGGGCGAGTTGCCAGTTCCCGTTTACGGGCGGTAG
- a CDS encoding SMP-30/gluconolactonase/LRE family protein codes for MIRLLSRCAFVCLLFQCCLLPAGADDLAPGGDPQILPANSRLEMLWNEGSFTEGVAVAPDGTICFSDIPGEEAPGKIFRFDPATGKTTVLCPDSGKSNGLMFDREGRLIAACGANRGKQALCEITEAGEVRVLVGRFNGKRFNSPNDLVIHPDGSIYFSDPRYVGPEPVELDLMSVYRYVPSTGTVTRVTTDISKPNGVVLSPNARVLYVAETDNRSLGAADPAPEGAERRMTLNAFPVRPNGTLGPKRVMVDFGQENGIDGMTVDVKGNIYAAVRSEARHGIAVYSPAGKERAFIPTKELPTNCCFGIGDEANRLYVTIGTGLYRIRMKNPGYHPATADAR; via the coding sequence ATGATCCGTCTGCTGTCCCGCTGTGCCTTTGTCTGCCTGCTCTTTCAGTGCTGTCTCCTCCCGGCCGGTGCTGATGATCTCGCGCCAGGCGGTGATCCTCAGATCCTTCCTGCGAACTCCCGACTCGAGATGCTCTGGAACGAGGGCTCGTTTACCGAAGGTGTCGCCGTCGCTCCGGACGGGACGATCTGTTTCAGCGACATTCCTGGAGAAGAAGCGCCCGGCAAGATCTTCCGCTTCGATCCTGCTACTGGAAAGACGACGGTCCTGTGTCCCGACAGCGGCAAAAGCAATGGCCTGATGTTCGATCGCGAAGGTCGCCTGATCGCCGCGTGCGGAGCGAACCGCGGGAAGCAGGCGCTCTGTGAGATCACCGAAGCGGGCGAGGTGCGGGTGCTGGTGGGGCGCTTCAATGGTAAGCGGTTCAACTCGCCGAACGATCTGGTGATTCATCCGGACGGCAGCATCTACTTCAGCGATCCCCGCTATGTAGGCCCCGAGCCGGTCGAACTCGACCTGATGAGCGTCTACCGATACGTGCCCTCGACGGGAACGGTGACCCGCGTCACCACCGACATTTCCAAGCCGAACGGCGTCGTCCTTTCCCCCAACGCGCGCGTTCTGTACGTGGCCGAGACTGACAACCGCAGCCTCGGTGCAGCAGACCCGGCCCCGGAGGGAGCAGAGCGGCGTATGACGCTCAATGCGTTCCCGGTCCGGCCGAACGGCACACTCGGTCCCAAACGAGTGATGGTGGATTTCGGGCAGGAGAACGGCATCGACGGCATGACTGTCGACGTGAAGGGAAACATCTATGCGGCCGTTCGTAGCGAGGCTCGGCACGGCATTGCCGTCTACTCTCCGGCGGGGAAAGAACGGGCCTTCATTCCGACGAAAGAACTTCCTACGAACTGCTGTTTCGGAATTGGTGACGAAGCAAACCGCCTGTACGTCACCATCGGGACGGGCCTGTATCGCATTCGGATGAAGAATCCGGGATACCACCCGGCGACGGCGGATGCGCGGTAG
- a CDS encoding TAXI family TRAP transporter solute-binding subunit, with translation MAESTSPPPRRTSVLEEFHEARIEFYKTWGPALLLTLIGFLIAWFFVKPAPPDTVVIAAGPPDGAYYAFAQEYAEVFAENGVTLEIRETAGSIENYRLLREDDGVQLAIVQGGTAPPDSTEESYEAIASLYLEPVWIFTRGETAETDLRSLAGKRIAVGPDGSGTSSIALKLLAANGLEPDDTETEDTSVDRFAAVPLSGVAAAEQLLDGDIDAAFFVLSPQSELIHDLLRDDSSRLVRLKRHDAYSQLFPFLSSVTLAEGVIDLQQNLPPEPIPQIAPAANLICTPELHDAFIPLLLKAARRVHGSGDIYVEPSRFPSLEFAEFRPHPVALDYYESGPSLLQRHVPFWVASLIDRTKIMLLPLITLAIPLFKLAPPVYRWRIRSRIYRWYKVLREIDQHVDRSTAEQRERNLNTLSEMQQELEEISVPLSYMEEFYNLRLHIDLVRRRLESVGERSATAPAAPHG, from the coding sequence ATGGCTGAATCCACTTCACCACCGCCGCGCCGCACATCGGTCCTCGAGGAGTTTCACGAGGCCCGTATCGAGTTCTACAAGACGTGGGGACCGGCCTTGCTGCTGACTCTGATCGGTTTTCTGATCGCGTGGTTCTTCGTCAAGCCGGCACCGCCCGACACGGTGGTCATCGCAGCCGGCCCCCCGGACGGCGCCTATTACGCGTTCGCACAGGAGTACGCAGAAGTCTTCGCCGAAAACGGCGTCACGCTCGAAATCCGTGAGACCGCCGGGTCGATCGAGAACTATCGCCTGCTGCGTGAAGACGACGGGGTCCAGCTCGCCATCGTGCAGGGGGGGACCGCTCCCCCGGACTCGACCGAGGAGAGTTACGAAGCGATCGCCAGTCTGTATCTCGAGCCGGTCTGGATCTTCACGCGAGGCGAAACAGCCGAGACAGACCTGCGTTCGCTGGCCGGCAAGCGGATCGCAGTCGGCCCGGACGGGAGCGGCACCAGTTCCATTGCCCTCAAGCTGCTGGCTGCGAACGGCCTGGAGCCGGACGATACAGAAACCGAAGACACGTCAGTCGACCGTTTCGCGGCGGTCCCGCTCAGCGGAGTCGCTGCGGCGGAACAGCTTCTCGACGGCGACATCGACGCGGCGTTCTTCGTGCTTTCCCCGCAGTCGGAACTCATTCATGACCTGCTTCGAGACGATTCCTCGCGCCTCGTGCGACTCAAACGCCACGACGCCTACAGCCAGTTGTTCCCGTTTCTCTCGTCGGTCACTCTCGCTGAAGGTGTGATCGACCTGCAACAGAACCTGCCACCGGAACCGATCCCGCAGATCGCCCCTGCCGCCAACCTCATCTGTACGCCGGAACTGCACGACGCGTTCATTCCGCTGCTGCTGAAAGCTGCCAGGCGCGTGCATGGCAGCGGTGACATCTACGTCGAACCGTCCCGTTTTCCGTCGCTCGAGTTCGCGGAGTTCCGCCCGCATCCGGTTGCCCTCGACTACTACGAATCGGGACCGTCGCTGCTGCAGCGTCACGTTCCATTCTGGGTCGCTTCGCTGATTGACCGCACGAAGATCATGCTGCTGCCGCTGATCACGCTCGCGATTCCCCTGTTCAAGCTGGCCCCGCCGGTCTATCGCTGGCGGATCCGCTCGCGAATCTACCGCTGGTACAAGGTGCTGCGCGAAATCGATCAGCACGTCGACCGGTCGACCGCCGAGCAGCGCGAACGGAATCTGAACACGCTTTCCGAGATGCAGCAGGAACTTGAAGAGATCAGTGTGCCCCTCTCATACATGGAGGAGTTTTACAATCTCCGGCTGCACATCGATCTGGTCCGTCGACGTCTGGAGTCTGTCGGAGAGCGTTCCGCGACCGCACCGGCGGCCCCCCACGGGTGA
- a CDS encoding STAS domain-containing protein produces the protein MKVGSEVLQVYSTGPVTVVGFGGKVILDDINLAECRDTILSLSRDHQCHTMAFDLTGVRLVPSGLLGILASLHRQGIKVEVYNPSPGLREVLEVTHFDKLVEIREVETPGS, from the coding sequence ATGAAGGTCGGCTCTGAAGTACTGCAGGTCTATTCCACGGGACCAGTCACTGTTGTTGGCTTCGGTGGAAAGGTCATTCTCGACGACATCAATCTCGCTGAGTGTCGAGACACGATCCTGTCCCTCTCGCGGGATCACCAGTGCCACACCATGGCCTTTGACCTGACAGGAGTGCGGCTCGTCCCGAGCGGTCTGCTCGGCATCCTGGCATCGCTGCACCGCCAGGGAATCAAGGTCGAGGTTTACAATCCCTCGCCGGGCCTTCGCGAGGTTCTTGAAGTGACGCACTTCGACAAGCTCGTGGAGATACGTGAAGTCGAAACACCGGGCTCCTGA
- a CDS encoding serine hydrolase domain-containing protein: MTAELRCVPPEAMGFDPSGWNLVTALAGQLCAEDVTPVFALQVVHTQRTTGPLLFESPAADASLKVTSDPIFLVASLTKPILAMGVVQLAERGLLALNDRVVDFIPEFSGADRRGITVRHLLTHTSGLPDMLPDNRELRREQAPLSRFISGTCEVPLDFPPGRGVQYQSMGYALLGEIISRVSGQPYDEYLRDALFAPLGMHDTALGAPESWWHPQDGEPPRVERIVGIRVPPEQEGGDDWNWNSRYWRSFGAPWGGLLSTPADLAIFCQTMLQGGQYGYTRVLSPAAVAQATRNQLDAYHDLSEADRRTRGWGFGWRMNWAAHSAAFCDLLGPAAYGHWGATGTLFWIDPARELAAILLTTQPLERGRSHLTRLSNAIVAALAD, translated from the coding sequence ATGACTGCGGAACTGCGCTGTGTGCCGCCGGAGGCGATGGGATTCGATCCGTCCGGCTGGAATCTGGTGACCGCCCTGGCCGGGCAATTGTGTGCCGAAGATGTCACTCCCGTCTTCGCTCTTCAGGTCGTTCACACCCAACGGACCACCGGACCGCTTCTGTTCGAGAGTCCGGCCGCCGACGCTTCGCTGAAGGTCACTTCGGATCCGATCTTTCTGGTCGCGTCGCTCACAAAACCGATCCTGGCGATGGGGGTCGTGCAGCTGGCCGAACGAGGGCTGCTGGCACTCAATGACCGCGTTGTCGACTTCATTCCGGAGTTCTCGGGGGCCGATCGTCGCGGAATCACCGTACGGCACCTGTTGACGCACACGTCCGGATTGCCCGACATGCTGCCCGACAACCGGGAGCTGCGACGCGAACAGGCTCCGCTGAGCCGGTTCATCAGCGGCACGTGCGAAGTGCCGCTCGACTTCCCCCCCGGCCGTGGCGTGCAGTACCAGAGCATGGGGTACGCACTGCTGGGCGAAATCATCAGTCGTGTCTCGGGGCAGCCGTACGACGAATACCTGCGGGATGCGTTGTTCGCACCGCTGGGAATGCACGACACCGCGCTGGGAGCGCCGGAATCGTGGTGGCACCCACAGGACGGTGAGCCGCCTCGCGTCGAACGGATCGTGGGGATTCGTGTCCCTCCCGAGCAGGAAGGGGGGGACGACTGGAACTGGAACAGCCGGTACTGGCGGTCTTTCGGTGCCCCGTGGGGCGGACTGCTTTCGACGCCGGCAGACCTGGCGATCTTCTGCCAGACAATGCTGCAGGGCGGACAGTACGGTTACACACGCGTGCTGTCTCCGGCGGCCGTCGCGCAGGCCACACGAAATCAGCTCGACGCCTATCATGATCTGTCGGAAGCCGATCGCCGGACGCGCGGCTGGGGCTTCGGGTGGAGGATGAACTGGGCGGCCCACTCGGCTGCCTTCTGCGACCTGCTGGGGCCAGCGGCCTACGGCCACTGGGGCGCGACCGGAACACTCTTCTGGATTGATCCCGCGCGCGAACTCGCAGCAATCCTGCTGACGACACAGCCGCTCGAACGGGGCCGGTCTCATCTGACACGACTGTCCAACGCGATCGTCGCGGCACTGGCCGACTGA
- a CDS encoding AAA family ATPase → MTTTDIFEDLRLRILSGYPLLVLQTFEEQRWERALGELASSVDRGLVVWSATAGLTPPPTGDAAGETGPLAMLEQIDAYPANHLFLLKDLHPFLSDPRVVRKLRDMIPDLTADGKSLLLLGPVDEVPLELLKDVTVLELPLPSVDELRSELESVLQSDPALQQLEIDRAQEDHLVQAVLGLTAVEAHRAFARALLNCEAVDDNVYAALVSEKRRMVQGSDLLEFFELEEGLNDVGGLEGLKDWLLQRSQAFSTDASTRGISTPKGILLAGVQGCGKSLTARAVARLLGFPLVRLDFSNLLETTRGTSEQNLRDVLRVMETIAPSVLWLEEIDKAFAGFDDEASDDPTMSRIVGRFLTWLQEHEAPVFVVATANNVWTLPPELLRRGRFDELFFVDLPNYHERKDIFSIHLSKRGWKPEKYDVPALAEVTDGFSGAEIETIVNSAIIESWSAQRMLSQQDLEDAREVTVPLSVTMEDQIFELREWARGRCRPATPENRVAQMMEEEERRGEQNVADGSGGAETPYWQQLAEHGQTAEAIVEYVKFQDHVSFDRLIDDFGQYAEMEGTYGLVLRSDPKAVIWTRISRELADIISDYVSRKRLYLHPVGSAAYAGRRHPALEPIEELPDEKMARPAWLPMALRAVPFPGGSTRFGTLARIRLGRQE, encoded by the coding sequence ATGACGACGACCGACATCTTCGAAGACCTGCGGCTGAGGATCCTCTCGGGGTACCCGCTGCTCGTGCTGCAGACCTTTGAGGAGCAGCGATGGGAACGGGCGCTCGGCGAACTGGCCTCCAGCGTCGACCGGGGTCTGGTCGTCTGGTCGGCAACCGCAGGGCTGACGCCGCCTCCGACGGGCGACGCTGCCGGGGAAACGGGACCGCTGGCGATGCTCGAACAGATCGATGCCTATCCGGCAAATCATCTGTTTTTGCTAAAGGACCTGCATCCCTTCCTGTCGGATCCGCGCGTCGTCCGCAAGCTGCGCGACATGATTCCGGACCTGACTGCCGATGGCAAGTCGCTGCTGCTTCTCGGCCCGGTGGACGAAGTGCCGCTCGAACTCCTCAAGGATGTGACGGTTCTGGAGCTGCCACTTCCCTCGGTCGACGAACTTCGCAGCGAACTGGAGTCCGTCCTGCAGAGTGATCCGGCCCTGCAGCAGCTGGAAATCGATCGGGCGCAGGAAGACCACCTGGTGCAGGCGGTACTCGGCCTGACCGCCGTCGAAGCACATCGAGCGTTCGCGAGGGCCCTGCTCAACTGCGAAGCCGTGGATGACAACGTCTACGCGGCACTCGTTTCCGAGAAGCGCCGGATGGTCCAGGGATCGGACCTGCTCGAGTTCTTCGAACTGGAGGAGGGGCTCAACGACGTCGGCGGACTCGAGGGACTGAAGGACTGGCTGCTGCAGCGTTCGCAGGCCTTTTCGACCGACGCCTCCACCCGTGGCATCTCGACGCCGAAGGGGATTCTGCTCGCCGGTGTGCAGGGTTGCGGCAAGAGCCTCACCGCACGCGCGGTCGCCCGCCTGCTCGGTTTTCCGCTGGTGCGGCTCGACTTCTCGAACCTGCTCGAAACGACGCGCGGGACCTCCGAGCAGAATCTGCGGGACGTCCTCCGCGTGATGGAGACGATTGCCCCTTCGGTGCTCTGGCTCGAAGAAATCGACAAGGCGTTCGCCGGGTTTGACGACGAAGCGTCGGACGATCCCACCATGTCCCGGATCGTCGGCCGCTTCCTCACCTGGCTGCAGGAACATGAGGCACCGGTCTTCGTCGTGGCCACGGCCAACAACGTCTGGACCCTGCCCCCGGAACTGCTCCGGCGAGGGCGCTTCGACGAACTGTTTTTCGTCGACCTGCCCAACTATCACGAACGGAAGGACATCTTTTCGATTCACCTCTCGAAACGGGGCTGGAAGCCGGAGAAGTACGATGTCCCTGCACTCGCCGAAGTGACTGACGGTTTCAGCGGGGCGGAGATCGAAACCATCGTCAACTCGGCCATTATCGAGTCCTGGTCGGCCCAGCGGATGCTCTCGCAGCAGGATCTCGAAGATGCCCGGGAAGTGACCGTTCCACTGTCGGTCACCATGGAAGACCAGATTTTCGAACTGCGGGAGTGGGCCCGGGGTCGATGCCGGCCGGCGACTCCCGAGAACCGCGTCGCACAGATGATGGAAGAGGAAGAACGACGCGGCGAGCAGAACGTCGCCGACGGCAGCGGTGGAGCCGAGACGCCCTACTGGCAGCAGCTGGCCGAGCATGGCCAGACCGCCGAGGCGATCGTCGAGTACGTGAAGTTCCAGGATCACGTATCGTTTGACCGGCTGATCGACGACTTCGGCCAGTACGCCGAAATGGAAGGAACGTACGGTCTGGTGCTTCGATCGGATCCGAAAGCGGTCATCTGGACCCGCATCAGTCGCGAGCTGGCCGACATCATCAGCGACTACGTGTCGCGCAAGCGGCTGTATCTGCACCCGGTGGGATCTGCGGCCTACGCAGGACGCCGGCATCCCGCGCTCGAGCCGATCGAAGAATTGCCGGACGAGAAAATGGCTCGTCCGGCCTGGTTGCCGATGGCCCTCCGTGCGGTTCCGTTTCCTGGAGGCAGCACGCGATTCGGCACACTGGCCCGTATCCGACTGGGACGACAGGAATGA
- a CDS encoding endonuclease/exonuclease/phosphatase family protein has product MTNGDTEIPTHPLRNDRSARVYRWSRRGIGALSLLLVVVGVLLHATVRDRWVVTSLFYYSLPPIVIALLGGMAVWSFWSDMSSRIGQMVALGGVLLLAGWSQAHAWRLGSVPEAAAEDVRVVFWNTCRLSAGKERIARAVGRLDADIIALCEAGEATEKQRALWQSACPGYDVTFLGGGMIVLTRGVSGEARAYSLSYHTEARQLELELPAGRVTCLLVDVASSPTYSRRPALRELAEIAETMSDRPLLILGDFNTPGDSVLFRPLRREHANAFEQTGRGFGPTWPVPLPVLDIDQIWSNRKVDIRNCQIGWEWVSDHRPVYASVRLRSLSGSSDM; this is encoded by the coding sequence ATGACCAACGGGGATACGGAGATCCCGACACATCCTCTCAGGAACGACCGCAGCGCACGCGTCTATCGGTGGTCGCGGCGTGGTATCGGCGCCCTGAGCCTGCTGCTGGTTGTCGTCGGTGTACTGCTGCATGCCACCGTCCGGGATCGCTGGGTGGTCACATCGCTGTTTTACTACAGTCTGCCGCCAATCGTGATCGCGCTGCTGGGCGGGATGGCGGTCTGGTCCTTCTGGAGCGACATGTCGTCCCGGATCGGGCAGATGGTCGCGCTGGGGGGGGTTCTGTTGCTGGCTGGCTGGTCGCAGGCTCACGCCTGGCGACTGGGATCCGTTCCCGAAGCGGCGGCCGAGGATGTGCGCGTGGTCTTCTGGAATACCTGCCGACTCTCCGCCGGGAAGGAGAGGATCGCCCGCGCGGTCGGGCGGCTCGATGCCGACATCATCGCGCTGTGTGAAGCCGGCGAAGCGACCGAGAAGCAGCGGGCTTTGTGGCAATCCGCCTGCCCCGGCTACGACGTGACGTTTCTGGGGGGCGGGATGATTGTTCTCACCCGTGGCGTCAGCGGCGAAGCCCGGGCATACAGTCTGAGCTACCACACCGAAGCCCGCCAGCTCGAACTGGAACTGCCTGCCGGCCGGGTCACCTGTCTGCTGGTGGACGTTGCGTCCAGTCCCACATATTCTCGTCGGCCGGCACTGCGCGAGCTGGCTGAAATCGCGGAGACGATGTCCGACCGGCCGCTGCTGATCCTGGGGGATTTCAACACGCCGGGCGACTCGGTGCTGTTCCGCCCACTCCGCAGGGAGCACGCCAATGCCTTCGAGCAGACCGGGCGCGGTTTCGGACCGACATGGCCTGTCCCCCTGCCGGTTCTCGACATCGATCAGATCTGGAGCAACCGAAAGGTGGACATTCGCAACTGCCAGATCGGCTGGGAATGGGTCTCGGACCATCGGCCGGTCTACGCGTCGGTCCGTCTGCGGAGCCTGTCCGGATCGTCCGACATGTGA